In one Parageobacillus genomosp. 1 genomic region, the following are encoded:
- a CDS encoding YkyA family protein, with product MMQRWIGCIVVLLLLASCSHLIDKQEVLSAFQKMTAYEKDAIEEQKKLTEFEQKQNAIYAHMMSYGFKHFTKVAQLAKEALMNIEEREKYVAREYKAMHSAKRQLNMAKRKTSGLHDEQVKQQINQFIEVAEQRYETYDKLYAEYKEMLALEKELYILLQNKDVTAERFQRQIDRINERYQNIMDINEQFNAYTKEYNREKKQLFHMWK from the coding sequence GTGATGCAAAGGTGGATTGGATGTATTGTCGTTTTACTGCTGCTTGCCAGCTGCAGTCATCTTATTGACAAGCAAGAGGTTCTTTCGGCCTTTCAGAAAATGACTGCCTATGAAAAGGACGCAATAGAAGAGCAGAAAAAACTAACGGAATTTGAACAAAAACAAAACGCAATATATGCCCACATGATGTCGTACGGTTTTAAACATTTTACAAAAGTGGCGCAGTTAGCAAAGGAAGCATTAATGAACATAGAGGAGCGAGAGAAATATGTTGCCAGGGAATATAAGGCAATGCACTCGGCAAAACGACAGTTAAACATGGCCAAAAGAAAAACGAGCGGGCTTCACGATGAACAGGTAAAACAGCAGATCAACCAATTCATTGAAGTTGCGGAACAACGCTATGAAACGTATGACAAGCTGTATGCCGAGTATAAAGAGATGCTGGCATTGGAAAAAGAGCTTTATATTTTATTGCAAAATAAAGATGTAACCGCTGAACGGTTTCAGCGGCAAATCGACCGAATTAATGAACGGTATCAAAACATAATGGATATAAACGAACAATTTAATGCCTATACAAAAGAGTATAATAGGGAAAAGAAGCAGTTATTTCATATGTGGAAATAA
- the pdhA gene encoding pyruvate dehydrogenase (acetyl-transferring) E1 component subunit alpha, with product MGVKASQFNFTEQLEKIAEQFPTFQILNEEGEVVNEAAMPDLSDDQLKELMRRMVYTRILDQRSISLNRQGRLGFYAPTAGQEASQIASHFALEKEDFILPGYRDVPQIIWHGLPLYQAFLFSRGHFHGNQIPEGVNVLPPQIIIGAQYIQAAGVALGLKKRGKKAVAITYTGDGGTSQGDFYEGINFAGAFKAPAIFVVQNNRFAISTPVEKQTIAKTLAQKAVAAGIPGIQVDGMDPLAVYAAVRAARERAINGEGPTLIETLCFRYGPHTMSGDDPTRYRTKELESEWEKKDPLVRFRKFLENKGLWSEEEENKVIEQAKEEIKEAIKKADETPKQKVTDLISIMYEELPFNLKEQYEIYKEKESK from the coding sequence ATGGGTGTAAAAGCATCCCAATTCAACTTTACGGAGCAGCTTGAAAAGATTGCTGAACAATTTCCGACATTTCAAATTTTAAACGAAGAAGGGGAAGTAGTAAACGAGGCGGCAATGCCCGATTTAAGCGACGACCAGCTTAAAGAATTAATGCGCCGCATGGTGTACACCCGCATTCTTGACCAGCGTTCGATTTCGTTAAACCGCCAAGGTCGTTTAGGTTTCTATGCGCCAACAGCAGGACAAGAAGCGAGCCAAATTGCGAGCCATTTTGCGTTAGAAAAAGAAGATTTTATTTTGCCTGGATACCGTGATGTTCCGCAAATTATTTGGCACGGTCTTCCGCTTTATCAAGCGTTTTTGTTCTCACGCGGCCACTTCCACGGCAACCAAATTCCAGAAGGAGTAAACGTACTGCCGCCGCAAATTATTATCGGTGCGCAATATATTCAAGCAGCAGGCGTAGCCCTAGGACTGAAAAAACGCGGCAAAAAAGCGGTAGCGATTACATATACAGGTGACGGCGGTACATCGCAAGGGGATTTCTATGAAGGGATCAACTTTGCGGGGGCATTTAAAGCACCAGCGATTTTCGTCGTGCAAAACAACCGCTTTGCTATTTCCACTCCAGTAGAAAAACAAACAATAGCAAAAACACTTGCGCAAAAAGCGGTGGCAGCAGGAATTCCTGGCATTCAAGTCGACGGCATGGACCCATTAGCCGTATATGCGGCTGTACGTGCTGCTCGCGAGCGCGCGATCAATGGGGAAGGCCCGACACTCATTGAAACTTTATGCTTCCGTTATGGACCGCATACGATGTCAGGAGACGACCCAACCCGCTATCGTACAAAAGAATTGGAAAGCGAATGGGAGAAAAAAGATCCGCTTGTCCGCTTCCGCAAGTTTTTGGAAAACAAAGGTTTATGGAGCGAGGAAGAAGAAAACAAGGTAATTGAACAAGCGAAAGAAGAAATTAAAGAAGCAATTAAAAAAGCGGATGAAACGCCAAAACAAAAAGTAACGGATTTAATTAGCATTATGTACGAAGAACTGCCATTCAATCTAAAAGAGCAGTATGAAATTTATAAAGAGAAGGAGTCGAAGTAA